From one Triticum aestivum cultivar Chinese Spring chromosome 4B, IWGSC CS RefSeq v2.1, whole genome shotgun sequence genomic stretch:
- the LOC123093708 gene encoding 60S ribosomal protein L23 yields MSKRGRGGSAGNKFRMSLGLPVAATVNCADNTGAKNLYIISVKGIKGRLNRLPSACVGDMVMATVKKGKPDLRKKVMPAVIIRQRKPWRRKDGVFMYFEDNAGVIVNPKGEMKGSAITGPVGKECADLWPRIASNANAIV; encoded by the exons atgTCGAAGCGAG GGAGGGGAGGCTCCGCGGGGAACAAGTTCCGGATGTCGCTGGGGCTGCCTGTGGCGGCGACGGTGAACTGCGCCGACAACACGGGCGCCAAGAACCTCTACATCATCTCCGTGAAGGGCATCAAGGGCCGCCTCAATCGCCTCCCGTCCGCCTGCGTCGGCGACATGGTCATGGCCACCGTCAAGAAGGGCAAGCCCGACCTCCGCAAGAAGGTCATGCCCGCCGTCATCATCCGCCAGCGCAAGCCGTGGCGCCGCAAGGACGGCGTCTTCATGTACTTCGAAG ACAATGCTGGAGTGATCGTAAATCCCAAGGGTGAGATGAAAGGATCTGCTATCACTGGACCTGTGGGAAAGGAGTGTGCTGACCTTTGGCCCAGGATCGCCAGCAACGCCAATGCCATCGTTTGA